A stretch of the Streptomyces ortus genome encodes the following:
- a CDS encoding Crp/Fnr family transcriptional regulator translates to MNSPPTIVAALPAAYRERLIQLARETSFDAGARLFEEGGRADRFWVVRTGIVALDLHVPGRRAPVIESLGHGELVGWSWHFAPHVWQLGAKALHPVQAWEYDAVAVRALCSQDPVLGRAVAVWVGQVLAHRLHATRTRLLDLYGPSGGGGS, encoded by the coding sequence ATGAACTCTCCTCCGACCATCGTCGCGGCCCTGCCGGCCGCGTACCGGGAGCGGCTGATCCAGCTGGCCCGTGAGACATCCTTCGACGCCGGCGCACGTCTCTTCGAGGAGGGTGGGCGGGCCGACCGGTTCTGGGTCGTGCGCACCGGCATCGTCGCCCTCGACCTCCATGTGCCCGGCCGCCGCGCTCCCGTCATCGAGTCACTGGGCCACGGCGAACTGGTCGGCTGGTCCTGGCACTTCGCGCCCCATGTGTGGCAGCTGGGCGCCAAGGCCCTGCATCCGGTGCAGGCGTGGGAGTACGACGCGGTGGCGGTCCGCGCACTGTGCTCGCAGGATCCCGTGCTGGGCCGCGCGGTCGCGGTCTGGGTCGGCCAGGTGCTCGCCCACCGGCTGCACGCGACCCGCACCCGGCTGCTCGACCTGTACGGCCCCTCCGGCGGCGGTGGGTCATGA
- a CDS encoding heavy metal translocating P-type ATPase, which translates to MKCFARRSPLRRALTAVTRPRLASARFASVLLVVTAVALVAGGAAWLGGARNVGDWCWAAGTAAAVVPAVAWVLSALGRGEGGVDLIAVLALGGTLAVGEYLAGALIALMLATGRTLEAAARRRASHDLRALLEHAPHEARLKSGDEVRTVPTARVGAGDLLVVGPGEVLPVDGEVVGATAVLDESVLTGEPLTVEREPGTRVRSGTVNAGGAFDLRATATERDSTYAGIVRLARQAGAESAPVVRLADRYAAWFLPLSLAAAALAWLLSGSAVRAVAVLVVATPCPLLLAAPVAIVSGLSRAARHGVVIRDGAALESLGRARTLLLDKTGTLTCGRPRVLDVAAAPGRKPADVLRSAASLDQFSPHVLARAIVDTARERGLRLSLPTHVTEEPGLGATGTVDGHRLFVGRLLPSADRPDWARAAENRAVLDGAAVAWLTVDGRLAGAVLLRDPLRHDAPRTLRRLRAAGIERVVMLTGDRAEPARETAAVLGLDAVHAGLGPADKVAAVRAERARGITVMVGDGVNDAPALAAAHVGVALGARGSTASSEAADVVVTTDRVDRLADAVAIAVRSRRIAVQSALGGMVLSLLAMAAAAFGLLPPTAGALLQEGIDVAVILNALRALRADATERIVLAPDVEALIHRFAAEHDDLREVLDAVRDAADRLGAGAGPEALAAVGEAHRLLSDRLLPHEYAEEHQLYPALAPALGGPEATATMSRAHTEIERLARRVATHLAMADGDGGPQAEQLDDLRASLYGLHTVLRLHFAQEEENYFSLAP; encoded by the coding sequence TCGTCACGGCGGTGGCCCTGGTCGCCGGCGGTGCCGCCTGGCTCGGCGGGGCGCGGAACGTCGGCGACTGGTGCTGGGCCGCGGGTACCGCCGCGGCCGTCGTGCCGGCCGTCGCCTGGGTGCTGTCGGCCCTCGGACGCGGCGAAGGAGGAGTCGATCTGATCGCGGTGCTGGCGCTCGGCGGCACCCTGGCGGTGGGCGAGTACCTCGCCGGCGCGCTGATCGCGCTGATGCTGGCCACGGGGCGGACCCTTGAGGCCGCGGCCCGGCGGCGCGCCTCCCACGACCTGCGCGCTCTGCTGGAGCACGCCCCGCACGAAGCCCGCCTCAAGTCGGGTGACGAAGTGCGCACCGTGCCCACGGCGCGGGTCGGGGCGGGTGACCTGCTGGTGGTGGGGCCCGGCGAAGTGCTCCCCGTCGACGGCGAGGTGGTCGGCGCGACGGCCGTCCTGGACGAGTCGGTGCTGACCGGTGAGCCCCTGACCGTCGAGCGCGAGCCGGGTACGCGGGTGCGCAGCGGCACGGTGAACGCCGGTGGCGCCTTCGACCTGCGGGCCACGGCGACCGAGCGGGACAGCACCTACGCCGGGATCGTGCGCCTGGCCCGGCAGGCCGGAGCGGAGTCCGCTCCCGTGGTCCGCCTGGCCGACCGCTACGCGGCCTGGTTCCTGCCCCTGTCCCTCGCGGCGGCGGCCCTCGCCTGGCTCCTGAGCGGTTCGGCCGTGCGAGCGGTGGCGGTCCTGGTGGTCGCCACTCCGTGTCCCCTGCTCCTCGCCGCACCGGTCGCGATCGTCTCCGGGTTGTCCCGGGCCGCCCGCCACGGCGTGGTGATCCGCGACGGAGCGGCTCTGGAGAGCCTGGGCCGGGCGCGCACCCTGCTGCTGGACAAGACCGGAACCCTCACCTGCGGCCGTCCGCGCGTCCTAGACGTGGCCGCCGCGCCGGGCCGGAAACCGGCGGACGTGCTGCGGTCCGCCGCCTCACTGGACCAGTTCTCCCCGCACGTCCTGGCCCGCGCCATCGTGGACACCGCCCGCGAGCGAGGACTGCGGCTGTCGTTGCCCACGCACGTGACCGAGGAACCCGGCCTGGGCGCCACCGGCACCGTGGACGGGCACCGGCTGTTCGTCGGCCGCCTCCTGCCCTCGGCCGATCGGCCGGACTGGGCGCGGGCGGCCGAGAACCGTGCCGTGCTCGACGGGGCGGCCGTCGCCTGGCTCACCGTCGACGGACGGCTCGCCGGAGCCGTCCTGCTGCGGGACCCGCTGCGGCACGACGCGCCCCGGACGCTGCGGCGCCTGCGGGCGGCGGGCATCGAGCGCGTCGTCATGCTGACCGGGGACCGTGCCGAACCGGCTCGGGAGACCGCCGCGGTCCTCGGCCTCGACGCCGTGCACGCCGGACTCGGCCCCGCCGACAAGGTCGCCGCGGTACGCGCCGAACGGGCCCGGGGCATCACGGTGATGGTGGGCGACGGCGTCAACGACGCTCCCGCACTGGCCGCCGCACACGTCGGCGTCGCGCTGGGCGCCCGGGGCTCGACGGCCTCGTCCGAGGCGGCCGACGTCGTGGTGACGACCGACCGCGTGGACCGTCTCGCCGACGCCGTCGCCATCGCCGTACGCTCCCGGCGCATCGCGGTGCAGAGCGCGCTCGGCGGCATGGTGCTGTCGCTCCTCGCGATGGCGGCAGCCGCGTTCGGCCTGCTGCCGCCGACGGCCGGTGCCCTGCTCCAGGAGGGGATCGACGTCGCGGTCATCCTGAACGCGCTGCGCGCACTGCGTGCGGACGCGACCGAGCGGATCGTCCTCGCACCCGACGTGGAGGCGCTCATCCACCGCTTCGCCGCCGAGCACGACGATCTGAGGGAGGTGCTCGACGCGGTACGCGACGCCGCCGACCGGCTCGGCGCCGGCGCGGGCCCGGAGGCGTTGGCCGCCGTGGGCGAAGCGCACCGCCTGCTCAGCGACCGGCTGCTGCCGCACGAGTACGCCGAGGAGCACCAGCTCTACCCGGCGCTCGCTCCCGCGCTGGGCGGCCCCGAGGCGACCGCCACGATGAGCCGGGCCCACACGGAGATCGAGCGCCTAGCTCGGCGCGTGGCCACGCACCTGGCCATGGCCGACGGCGACGGCGGTCCGCAGGCGGAGCAGTTGGACGACCTGCGCGCCAGTCTCTACGGGCTGCACACGGTACTGCGGCTGCACTTCGCCCAGGAGGAGGAGAACTACTTCTCCCTCGCGCCCTGA
- a CDS encoding hydrogenase maturation protease, with translation MTVAARIVVIGVGNEFRHDDGVGWAVIERLRGRGAEHRLPSGTVLETCDGDPGRLLGLWEGAELAVVVDAARNEPSRPGRVHRLVLDGTGQAPAGATSSHGLGLGEAVELSSVLGRLPGRLVVYAVEGADATFGTGLSSEVEAQVGVLVQEVENEIERHGADTAPARPRDAS, from the coding sequence ATGACCGTGGCCGCCCGGATCGTCGTGATCGGCGTCGGAAACGAGTTCCGGCACGACGACGGAGTGGGGTGGGCCGTGATCGAACGACTCAGAGGACGCGGCGCCGAACACCGTCTGCCGTCCGGGACGGTGCTGGAGACCTGCGACGGCGACCCGGGCCGGCTCCTCGGTCTGTGGGAGGGCGCCGAACTCGCCGTGGTCGTCGACGCCGCCCGCAACGAGCCGTCCCGCCCCGGCCGTGTCCACCGGCTCGTCCTGGACGGCACAGGGCAGGCGCCGGCGGGAGCGACGAGTTCGCACGGTCTGGGGCTCGGGGAGGCCGTCGAGCTGTCCTCGGTCCTCGGCCGGCTGCCCGGCCGTCTCGTGGTGTACGCCGTCGAGGGAGCGGACGCGACCTTCGGCACGGGGCTGTCCTCGGAGGTCGAGGCGCAGGTGGGCGTCCTCGTGCAGGAGGTCGAGAACGAGATCGAACGGCATGGCGCGGACACCGCGCCCGCTCGCCCGCGGGACGCCTCATGA
- a CDS encoding oxidoreductase: MTGSAPSAARVPTLAVFKLASCDGCQLTLLDCEDELLTLAGKVEIAHFLEASSRVRPGPYDLTLVEGSVTTAADAQRIQEIRAQSRFLVTIGACATAGGVQALRNFADVEEFTRTVYARPDYIDTLATSTPVAAHVDVDFELRGCPIDRRQLLEVVTAFLTGRKPDVPNHSVCFECKRRGTVCVTVAHGTPCLGPVTHAGCGAICPAYGRGCYGCFGPSGSVNLPALIPLLRRDGMDDRDTRRFLRTFNAAAFAGIKEET, translated from the coding sequence ATGACCGGATCCGCTCCGTCCGCCGCGCGGGTGCCCACCCTCGCCGTCTTCAAGCTGGCCTCCTGCGACGGCTGCCAGCTCACGCTCCTCGACTGCGAGGACGAACTCCTCACGCTGGCCGGGAAGGTGGAGATCGCCCACTTCCTGGAGGCGTCGAGCCGGGTGCGGCCGGGCCCGTACGACCTCACCCTCGTGGAGGGATCGGTCACCACGGCCGCCGACGCACAACGGATACAGGAGATCCGCGCGCAGTCCCGCTTCCTGGTCACCATCGGGGCGTGCGCCACCGCGGGAGGCGTCCAGGCACTGAGGAACTTCGCCGACGTGGAGGAGTTCACCCGGACCGTGTACGCCCGCCCCGACTACATCGACACGCTGGCCACCTCGACCCCGGTGGCGGCCCATGTGGACGTCGACTTCGAGCTGCGCGGCTGTCCGATCGACCGACGGCAGCTCCTGGAGGTCGTCACCGCGTTCCTGACCGGCCGCAAACCCGACGTGCCGAACCACAGCGTGTGCTTCGAGTGCAAGCGGCGCGGCACGGTCTGCGTCACCGTCGCCCACGGCACGCCCTGCCTGGGCCCGGTCACCCACGCCGGCTGCGGGGCGATCTGCCCGGCGTACGGACGCGGCTGCTACGGCTGCTTCGGCCCGTCCGGCTCGGTGAACCTGCCCGCGCTGATCCCGCTGCTGCGCCGGGACGGCATGGACGACCGCGACACCCGGCGCTTCCTGCGCACCTTCAACGCCGCGGCGTTCGCGGGCATCAAGGAGGAGACGTGA
- a CDS encoding FAD/NAD(P)-binding protein gives MTGVPVPYEVVRTVRETADTVTLTLAPAGQEVLPPFAPGRFAMVYAPGVGEIPVSVSRVDRRTIVHTIRSVGAVSAALCRLGPGVQVGLRGPFGTGWELERAAGGDVVVIAGGIGLAPLRPLLLEALAAPGTYGRLHLLVGARTPEDLLYAGQLRAWAAAHEPLRCAVTVDRPSPGWSGHVGVVTTLLNDAAFDPPNTTAYVCGPEVMIRATARDLVHRGLPADRIRVSLERNMRCATATCGHCQLGGVLVCRDGPVIGWDRAESLLLVREL, from the coding sequence ATGACCGGTGTGCCCGTCCCCTACGAGGTGGTCCGGACCGTCCGCGAGACGGCCGACACGGTCACCCTCACGCTCGCCCCCGCGGGCCAGGAGGTCCTTCCGCCGTTCGCGCCCGGCCGGTTCGCCATGGTCTACGCCCCCGGGGTCGGGGAGATCCCCGTCTCCGTGTCCCGTGTCGACCGCCGTACGATCGTCCACACGATCCGTAGTGTCGGTGCGGTCTCGGCGGCGCTGTGCCGTCTCGGACCGGGGGTCCAGGTCGGGCTGCGCGGGCCGTTCGGCACCGGCTGGGAGCTGGAGCGGGCGGCAGGAGGGGACGTCGTCGTCATCGCGGGCGGCATCGGCCTCGCTCCGCTGCGACCGCTGCTGCTCGAAGCGCTGGCCGCCCCCGGCACGTACGGGCGACTGCACCTGCTGGTCGGTGCCCGCACCCCGGAGGATCTCCTCTACGCCGGGCAGCTGCGCGCCTGGGCCGCCGCCCACGAGCCGCTGCGCTGCGCCGTCACCGTCGACCGCCCCTCCCCCGGCTGGAGCGGCCACGTCGGCGTCGTCACCACCCTTCTCAACGACGCCGCGTTCGATCCGCCGAACACCACGGCCTACGTCTGCGGGCCCGAGGTGATGATCCGCGCCACCGCCCGGGACCTGGTCCACCGGGGTCTGCCCGCCGACCGGATACGGGTCTCCCTCGAACGCAACATGCGCTGTGCCACCGCGACCTGCGGCCACTGCCAGCTGGGCGGCGTCCTGGTGTGCCGGGACGGGCCGGTCATCGGCTGGGACCGCGCGGAATCCCTGCTGCTCGTAAGGGAGTTGTGA
- a CDS encoding HypC/HybG/HupF family hydrogenase formation chaperone: protein MCLGIPGRILDVHESTGLRMGTVDFGGVRREVCLAYTPRADVGTYVIVHVGFAITEVDEAEALRTLDVLRAMADAVEGEIGEPLPGVGESPR, encoded by the coding sequence ATGTGCCTGGGCATACCCGGCCGGATCCTCGACGTCCACGAAAGCACCGGTCTGCGGATGGGCACGGTCGACTTCGGCGGCGTACGCCGCGAGGTGTGCCTCGCCTACACCCCCCGGGCGGACGTGGGGACGTACGTCATCGTGCATGTCGGTTTCGCCATCACCGAGGTGGACGAGGCGGAGGCCTTGCGCACACTCGACGTGCTGCGGGCGATGGCCGACGCGGTGGAGGGCGAGATCGGTGAACCCCTGCCGGGCGTGGGCGAATCGCCGAGGTGA
- a CDS encoding 4Fe-4S dicluster domain-containing protein yields the protein MSGSPAAAVLDRNGLDALVKVLAAQGRTVVGPTVRDGAVVLSELASADELPFGWGTRVEAGQYRLVPREDGTAFAHTTGPQSWKSFLHPQREKLWSADRSADGALSVTEERRERPSYAFLGVRPCDLRAIAVQDRVLTGGHYEDSGYGERRRGAFLIAAECTEPGATCFCVSMGGGPAAEAGFDLALTEVADEAGHRFLVRTGSEAGAEVLALVPHRPADTGTRTAARGAVDAARDRMGRAMPPVDLRALMGASLTAERWDDVAERCLTCGNCTMVCPTCFCTTTEEVTDLTGDHAERWQHWDSCFDLDFSYLHGGPVRSSPRSRYRQWLTHKLSTWYDQFDSSGCVGCGRCVAWCPVGIDITVEATALHDELAARLNGREDEERPDDPRESRP from the coding sequence ATGTCAGGCAGTCCCGCAGCAGCCGTCCTGGACAGGAACGGACTGGACGCGCTGGTCAAGGTCCTGGCCGCCCAGGGCCGCACGGTCGTCGGCCCCACCGTCCGGGACGGCGCCGTGGTGCTCTCCGAGCTGGCCTCGGCCGACGAGTTGCCCTTCGGCTGGGGCACCCGGGTCGAGGCGGGCCAGTACCGTCTCGTACCCCGCGAGGACGGCACGGCCTTCGCGCACACCACGGGCCCGCAGTCCTGGAAGTCGTTCCTGCACCCGCAACGCGAGAAGCTGTGGAGCGCCGACCGCAGCGCCGACGGCGCTCTGAGCGTCACCGAGGAGCGCAGGGAACGGCCGTCGTACGCCTTCCTGGGGGTGCGCCCCTGCGACCTGCGCGCCATCGCCGTCCAGGACCGGGTCCTGACCGGCGGCCACTACGAGGACAGCGGCTACGGGGAACGGCGGCGGGGAGCCTTCCTCATAGCCGCCGAGTGCACCGAGCCCGGGGCGACCTGCTTCTGTGTCTCGATGGGCGGCGGTCCGGCGGCCGAAGCCGGCTTCGATCTAGCGCTGACCGAGGTCGCGGACGAGGCCGGGCACCGCTTCCTCGTCCGCACCGGCAGCGAGGCGGGCGCGGAGGTGCTCGCGCTGGTCCCGCACCGTCCGGCCGACACCGGGACGCGGACGGCGGCCCGCGGCGCGGTGGATGCGGCCCGGGACCGGATGGGCCGGGCCATGCCACCGGTGGACCTGCGCGCGCTGATGGGCGCGAGCCTGACGGCCGAGCGCTGGGACGACGTCGCCGAGCGCTGTCTGACCTGCGGCAACTGCACCATGGTGTGCCCCACTTGCTTCTGCACCACCACGGAGGAGGTCACCGACCTCACGGGCGACCACGCCGAGCGGTGGCAGCACTGGGACTCGTGCTTCGACCTGGACTTCTCGTATCTGCACGGCGGACCGGTGCGTTCCTCCCCGCGCAGCCGCTACCGGCAGTGGCTCACCCACAAGCTGTCCACCTGGTACGACCAGTTCGACAGCTCCGGCTGCGTGGGCTGCGGGCGCTGCGTCGCGTGGTGCCCGGTCGGCATCGACATCACGGTGGAGGCCACGGCACTCCACGACGAACTGGCGGCCCGGCTGAACGGCCGCGAGGACGAGGAACGACCGGACGACCCTCGGGAGAGCCGGCCATGA
- a CDS encoding carbamoyltransferase HypF, translated as MSEPITQHIEVFGRVQGVGFRPFVHRTANALGLEGWVRNVDGHVALTVRGRPDALRELVVEIRAKAPPLAAVDRVHVRAAPAATAPVGGGFTVRASRADRAAAEREVPPDAATCEACLRELFDPADRRYRYPFVNCADCGPRATVITDLPYDRERTTMRHFPMCASCGAEYADPADRRFHAEPLACPRCGPRLAWDGLTGEEALLAAVRTVADGGIVAVKGLGGYQLMCDATDPAAVAELRRRKRRPVKPFAVMVPDLASARRLAHVNGTERDVLISPQRPVVLLTARQPRRPGPRPAAGGAGRGRGPAALADGLAPGVHPGVRRTGLFLPTTGLHHLLLRELARPLVVTSGNIADEPIVTDDAEARRTLATVADGFLTHDRPIRARYDDSVVQTARGGVLMLRRARGYAPAPLAVPVAADVPLVAAGAQLKHTFTLARRGRAHVGPHTGDLADAATYDAFHHAYAELTRLTGIAPRAVAHDLHPGYLSTRWALAQDAEHHFAVQHHHAHVAAVAAEHGLTGPFLGIAYDGLGLGDDGTLWGGEILIAGLTGYRRAGRFARAPLPGGEAAVRHPARMALGYLYGAEPLGVPRPPPWLTRPFTDRLDAREVRVVRTLVERGVNCPQASSAGRLFDAAASLLGLCDTVSYEGEAAVALENAAGVLRADALPWRVVRVNGLGVYDPSPTLSALLQGLADGVAVPLLAAAFHTAVAEATTALVERALAAGAPRTVCLGGGCFQNRRLLADVGRLLRDRGLRVLTGRTVPVNDGGISYGQAAVASARLARQAKER; from the coding sequence ATGAGCGAGCCGATCACCCAGCACATCGAGGTCTTCGGCCGGGTCCAGGGCGTGGGTTTCCGGCCGTTCGTGCACCGGACGGCGAACGCTCTCGGCCTCGAAGGATGGGTGCGCAACGTCGACGGGCATGTCGCGCTGACCGTCCGCGGCCGTCCGGACGCCCTGCGCGAACTGGTCGTGGAGATCCGCGCCAAGGCACCGCCCCTGGCCGCCGTGGACCGCGTCCACGTACGGGCCGCGCCCGCGGCGACCGCACCGGTCGGTGGCGGGTTCACCGTCCGGGCGAGCCGCGCGGACCGGGCCGCCGCGGAGCGGGAGGTGCCGCCGGACGCCGCCACCTGCGAGGCCTGTCTGCGGGAGCTGTTCGACCCGGCCGACCGCCGCTACCGGTACCCCTTCGTCAACTGCGCCGACTGCGGGCCACGGGCCACGGTGATCACGGATCTGCCGTACGACCGTGAGCGCACCACGATGCGCCACTTCCCGATGTGCGCCTCGTGCGGCGCCGAGTACGCGGATCCGGCCGACCGGCGCTTTCACGCCGAGCCGCTCGCGTGTCCCCGCTGCGGCCCCCGCCTCGCCTGGGACGGCCTGACGGGGGAGGAGGCGCTCCTCGCCGCGGTGAGGACCGTCGCGGACGGCGGCATCGTCGCGGTCAAGGGACTCGGCGGCTACCAACTGATGTGCGACGCCACCGATCCGGCGGCGGTGGCCGAGTTGCGGCGGCGCAAGCGCAGGCCCGTGAAGCCGTTCGCCGTGATGGTGCCCGATCTCGCGTCCGCCCGGCGGCTGGCGCACGTCAACGGCACGGAGCGGGACGTGCTGATCTCGCCGCAGCGGCCCGTGGTGCTGCTCACCGCACGGCAGCCGCGGCGGCCGGGGCCCCGCCCGGCGGCCGGAGGCGCCGGGCGGGGTCGCGGCCCGGCGGCCCTCGCCGACGGCCTCGCCCCCGGTGTGCACCCCGGCGTCCGCCGGACGGGGTTGTTCCTGCCCACCACCGGCCTGCACCACCTCCTCCTGCGCGAGCTGGCCCGGCCGCTCGTCGTCACCAGCGGCAACATCGCCGACGAGCCGATCGTCACCGACGACGCCGAGGCCCGGCGGACCCTCGCAACGGTCGCGGACGGCTTCCTGACCCATGACCGTCCGATCCGCGCCCGCTACGACGACTCCGTGGTGCAGACCGCACGCGGCGGTGTGCTGATGCTGCGGCGGGCCCGTGGCTACGCTCCGGCGCCCCTCGCGGTTCCGGTGGCGGCCGATGTTCCGCTGGTGGCCGCCGGGGCGCAGCTCAAGCACACCTTCACCCTGGCCCGGCGGGGGCGGGCCCATGTCGGGCCGCACACCGGCGACTTGGCGGACGCGGCCACGTACGACGCCTTCCACCACGCGTACGCGGAGCTCACCCGTCTCACCGGGATCGCGCCCCGCGCCGTCGCCCACGACCTGCACCCGGGCTATCTGTCCACGCGGTGGGCGCTGGCCCAGGACGCCGAACACCACTTCGCCGTACAGCACCACCACGCGCACGTCGCCGCGGTGGCGGCCGAGCACGGACTGACCGGTCCCTTCCTCGGGATCGCCTACGACGGCCTCGGCCTCGGTGACGACGGCACCCTGTGGGGCGGCGAGATCCTGATCGCCGGCCTGACCGGCTACCGTCGTGCGGGCCGCTTCGCCCGGGCGCCGCTGCCCGGCGGGGAGGCCGCCGTGCGGCACCCGGCCCGGATGGCGCTCGGCTACCTGTACGGGGCGGAACCGCTCGGCGTGCCCAGGCCCCCGCCATGGCTCACCCGGCCCTTCACGGACCGTCTGGACGCACGTGAGGTACGCGTCGTCCGGACCCTGGTGGAGCGCGGGGTGAACTGCCCGCAGGCGTCCAGCGCGGGACGCCTGTTCGACGCCGCGGCGAGTCTGCTCGGTCTGTGCGACACGGTGTCGTACGAGGGCGAGGCAGCCGTGGCCCTCGAGAACGCCGCCGGTGTCCTGCGGGCCGACGCGCTCCCCTGGCGGGTGGTGCGGGTGAACGGACTGGGCGTGTACGACCCCTCGCCCACCCTGTCCGCCCTGCTCCAGGGCCTCGCTGACGGGGTCGCGGTGCCCCTGCTCGCCGCCGCCTTCCACACCGCGGTCGCCGAGGCCACCACCGCCCTCGTCGAGCGCGCCCTCGCCGCGGGCGCCCCGCGCACCGTGTGCCTGGGCGGCGGCTGCTTCCAGAACCGCCGGCTGCTGGCCGACGTGGGCCGCCTGCTCCGCGACCGGGGCCTGCGGGTCCTGACCGGCCGGACCGTCCCCGTCAACGACGGCGGCATCAGCTACGGCCAGGCGGCGGTGGCCTCCGCCCGCCTGGCCCGACAGGCGAAGGAGAGGTGA